A window of Juglans regia cultivar Chandler chromosome 7, Walnut 2.0, whole genome shotgun sequence contains these coding sequences:
- the LOC108995307 gene encoding G-box-binding factor 1-like isoform X2, with translation MGTGEESAPPKPSKSASSTQEIPTTPSYPDWSSSMQAYYGPGATPPPFFASTVASPTPHPYLWGSQHPLIPPYGTPVPYPALYPPGGVYAHPNMATIPNSVQTNAELEGKGPDGKDRVSAKKPKVISGNSGKAGESAKATSGSGNDGASQSAESGTEGSSDGSDENNDQQDFAASKKGSFHQMLADGSVPGKPVVSMPTTNLNIGMDLWSASPGGAGATKVRPNPSPTMIGCEGVMPDQWIQDERELKRQKRKQSNRESARRSRLRKQAECEELQVRVENLSNENRALRDEMQRLSEECENFTSENNSIKEELTRICGPDAVANLERNITATVVQSDDGDDNS, from the exons ATGGGGACAGGGGAAGAGAGCGCACCTCCTAAGCCTTCCAAATCAGCTTCTTCAACTCAG GAAATACCCACAACACCTTCTTATCCTGATTGGTCGAGCTCTATGCAG GCTTATTATGGTCCTGGAGCTACTCCACCTCCATTTTTTGCCTCAACTGTTGCATCTCCAACACCCCACCCCTATTTGTGGGGAAGCCAG CACCCTTTGATCCCACCATATGGGACCCCAGTTCCATACCCAGCTCTATATCCTCCAGGAGGAGTTTATGCTCATCCTAATATGGCCACG ATCCCAAACTCAGTACAGACAAATGCAGAGTTGGAAGGGAAAGGACCTGATGGGAAGGACCGAGTTTCAGCTAAAAAACCCAAAGTAATTTCTGGAAATTCAGGCAAGGCTGGAGAGAGTGCAAAGGCAACTTCAGGTTCGGGAAATGATGGTGCTTCACAAAG TGCTGAAAGTGGTACTGAGGGTTCATCAGATGGAAGTGATGAGAATAATGACCAACAG GATTTTGCTGCGAGTAAGAAGGGAAGCTTTCACCAGATGCTGGCAGAtg GTTCAGTTCCTGGGAAGCCCGTGGTCTCCATGCCTACAACTAATTTGAATATTGGAATGGACTTATGGAGTGCATCCCCTGGTGGTGCTGGAGCTACAAAAGTGAGACCAAATCCATCTCCAACGATGATTGGATGCGAAGGCGTAATGCCTGATCAGTGGATACAG GATGAACGAGAACTGAAAAGACAGAAGAGGAAGCAGTCTAATAGGGAGTCAGCTCGGAGGTCAAGATTACGAAAACAG GCGGAATGTGAAGAACTACAGGTGAGGGTGGAAAACTTGAGCAATGAGAATCGCGCCCTCAGAGACGAGATGCAGAGGCTTTCTGAggaatgtgaaaattttacatCCGAAAACAATTCCATCAAg GAAGAATTGACGCGAATTTGTGGACCAGATGCAGTCGCTAACCTTGAACGAAACATCACCGCAACAGTCGTTCAGTCTGATGATGGTGATGACAACAGTTAG
- the LOC108995307 gene encoding G-box-binding factor 1-like isoform X1, translated as MGTGEESAPPKPSKSASSTQEIPTTPSYPDWSSSMQAYYGPGATPPPFFASTVASPTPHPYLWGSQHPLIPPYGTPVPYPALYPPGGVYAHPNMATIPNSVQTNAELEGKGPDGKDRVSAKKPKVISGNSGKAGESAKATSGSGNDGASQSAESGTEGSSDGSDENNDQQDFAASKKGSFHQMLADGANAQNNTAGGIVQGSVPGKPVVSMPTTNLNIGMDLWSASPGGAGATKVRPNPSPTMIGCEGVMPDQWIQDERELKRQKRKQSNRESARRSRLRKQAECEELQVRVENLSNENRALRDEMQRLSEECENFTSENNSIKEELTRICGPDAVANLERNITATVVQSDDGDDNS; from the exons ATGGGGACAGGGGAAGAGAGCGCACCTCCTAAGCCTTCCAAATCAGCTTCTTCAACTCAG GAAATACCCACAACACCTTCTTATCCTGATTGGTCGAGCTCTATGCAG GCTTATTATGGTCCTGGAGCTACTCCACCTCCATTTTTTGCCTCAACTGTTGCATCTCCAACACCCCACCCCTATTTGTGGGGAAGCCAG CACCCTTTGATCCCACCATATGGGACCCCAGTTCCATACCCAGCTCTATATCCTCCAGGAGGAGTTTATGCTCATCCTAATATGGCCACG ATCCCAAACTCAGTACAGACAAATGCAGAGTTGGAAGGGAAAGGACCTGATGGGAAGGACCGAGTTTCAGCTAAAAAACCCAAAGTAATTTCTGGAAATTCAGGCAAGGCTGGAGAGAGTGCAAAGGCAACTTCAGGTTCGGGAAATGATGGTGCTTCACAAAG TGCTGAAAGTGGTACTGAGGGTTCATCAGATGGAAGTGATGAGAATAATGACCAACAG GATTTTGCTGCGAGTAAGAAGGGAAGCTTTCACCAGATGCTGGCAGAtg GAGCCAATGCACAAAATAACACTGCTGGGGGCATTGTTCAAGGTTCAGTTCCTGGGAAGCCCGTGGTCTCCATGCCTACAACTAATTTGAATATTGGAATGGACTTATGGAGTGCATCCCCTGGTGGTGCTGGAGCTACAAAAGTGAGACCAAATCCATCTCCAACGATGATTGGATGCGAAGGCGTAATGCCTGATCAGTGGATACAG GATGAACGAGAACTGAAAAGACAGAAGAGGAAGCAGTCTAATAGGGAGTCAGCTCGGAGGTCAAGATTACGAAAACAG GCGGAATGTGAAGAACTACAGGTGAGGGTGGAAAACTTGAGCAATGAGAATCGCGCCCTCAGAGACGAGATGCAGAGGCTTTCTGAggaatgtgaaaattttacatCCGAAAACAATTCCATCAAg GAAGAATTGACGCGAATTTGTGGACCAGATGCAGTCGCTAACCTTGAACGAAACATCACCGCAACAGTCGTTCAGTCTGATGATGGTGATGACAACAGTTAG
- the LOC108995309 gene encoding HVA22-like protein k isoform X1 produces the protein MIATLRNMQNSVGLRLLLCPLGSNIVIRTACCSVGIALPVYSTFKAIERKDQNEQQRLLLYWAAYGSFSIVEVFSDKLLSWFPLYYHVKFAFLVWLQLPSTDGAKQLYTNHLRPFFLRHQVRIDQIMGIAYGEMLKLISAHQTEIQFARNVFVKIMGAADQMLRGAMKPDQPRQNTAIEGPLRSPDTHSDHHND, from the exons ATGATCGCCACTCTTAGAAACATGCAAAATTCG GTTGGTTTGCGGTTGCTTCTTTGCCCTCTTGGTTCTAACATTGTAATACGGACAGCTTG CTGTTCTGTTGGGATTGCTTTACCTGTGTACTCTACGTTCAAGGCAATTGAAAGGAAAGATCAAAATGAGCAACAAAGGTTGCTTTTATATTGGGCAG CTTATGGATCTTTCAGCATCGTGGAAGTCTTTTCTGACAAGCTTCTTTCTTG GTTTCCTTTGTACTACCATGTGAAGTTTGCATTTCTTGTTTGGCTTCAACTTCCATCCACTGAT GGGGCCAAGCAATTATACACGAACCATTTACGTCCATTCTTCTTGCGGCATCAAGTTAGAATTGATCAAATTATGGGTATTGCATATGGTGAAATG CTTAAACTTATAAGCGCACATCAAACGGAAATTCAGTTCGCTAGGAATGTGTTTGTGAAGATTATGGGTGCAG CGGACCAAATGTTAAGAGGGGCTATGAAGCCCGATCAACCTCGACAGAACACTGCAATTGAAGGCCCGTTAAGATCACCAGATACCCACTCAGATCATCATAACGATTGA
- the LOC108995309 gene encoding HVA22-like protein k isoform X3, whose translation MVGLRLLLCPLGSNIVIRTACCSVGIALPVYSTFKAIERKDQNEQQRLLLYWAAYGSFSIVEVFSDKLLSWFPLYYHVKFAFLVWLQLPSTDGAKQLYTNHLRPFFLRHQVRIDQIMGIAYGEMLKLISAHQTEIQFARNVFVKIMGAADQMLRGAMKPDQPRQNTAIEGPLRSPDTHSDHHND comes from the exons ATG GTTGGTTTGCGGTTGCTTCTTTGCCCTCTTGGTTCTAACATTGTAATACGGACAGCTTG CTGTTCTGTTGGGATTGCTTTACCTGTGTACTCTACGTTCAAGGCAATTGAAAGGAAAGATCAAAATGAGCAACAAAGGTTGCTTTTATATTGGGCAG CTTATGGATCTTTCAGCATCGTGGAAGTCTTTTCTGACAAGCTTCTTTCTTG GTTTCCTTTGTACTACCATGTGAAGTTTGCATTTCTTGTTTGGCTTCAACTTCCATCCACTGAT GGGGCCAAGCAATTATACACGAACCATTTACGTCCATTCTTCTTGCGGCATCAAGTTAGAATTGATCAAATTATGGGTATTGCATATGGTGAAATG CTTAAACTTATAAGCGCACATCAAACGGAAATTCAGTTCGCTAGGAATGTGTTTGTGAAGATTATGGGTGCAG CGGACCAAATGTTAAGAGGGGCTATGAAGCCCGATCAACCTCGACAGAACACTGCAATTGAAGGCCCGTTAAGATCACCAGATACCCACTCAGATCATCATAACGATTGA
- the LOC108995309 gene encoding HVA22-like protein k isoform X2, whose product MALLGPSVSEVGLRLLLCPLGSNIVIRTACCSVGIALPVYSTFKAIERKDQNEQQRLLLYWAAYGSFSIVEVFSDKLLSWFPLYYHVKFAFLVWLQLPSTDGAKQLYTNHLRPFFLRHQVRIDQIMGIAYGEMLKLISAHQTEIQFARNVFVKIMGAADQMLRGAMKPDQPRQNTAIEGPLRSPDTHSDHHND is encoded by the exons ATGGCACTTCTGGGACCCAGCGTAAGCGAG GTTGGTTTGCGGTTGCTTCTTTGCCCTCTTGGTTCTAACATTGTAATACGGACAGCTTG CTGTTCTGTTGGGATTGCTTTACCTGTGTACTCTACGTTCAAGGCAATTGAAAGGAAAGATCAAAATGAGCAACAAAGGTTGCTTTTATATTGGGCAG CTTATGGATCTTTCAGCATCGTGGAAGTCTTTTCTGACAAGCTTCTTTCTTG GTTTCCTTTGTACTACCATGTGAAGTTTGCATTTCTTGTTTGGCTTCAACTTCCATCCACTGAT GGGGCCAAGCAATTATACACGAACCATTTACGTCCATTCTTCTTGCGGCATCAAGTTAGAATTGATCAAATTATGGGTATTGCATATGGTGAAATG CTTAAACTTATAAGCGCACATCAAACGGAAATTCAGTTCGCTAGGAATGTGTTTGTGAAGATTATGGGTGCAG CGGACCAAATGTTAAGAGGGGCTATGAAGCCCGATCAACCTCGACAGAACACTGCAATTGAAGGCCCGTTAAGATCACCAGATACCCACTCAGATCATCATAACGATTGA